Genomic window (Streptomyces sp. NBC_00078):
CTCGCTGCAACCTCCAGTGCAACCGAGGGTCCTCGCTGACCGGCGCATCGGGAATCAGGTCTTTCAGGGTTGCCCGGCGAGCGCTACCCTACTCGCCAGTAACGAGACATGTTCAGGAGGCACGATGCCGCAGCTCGAGGTCGACGGCGCAGCGCTGACGTACGACGACGAGGGCCCCCGAGACGGCGACGGCGTGCCGCTGGTGTTCGTTCACGGCTGGACGGCGAACCGGCACCGCTGGGACCACCAGATGACGCACTTCGCAGAGCGGCGCCGGGTGATCCGCCTGGACCTGCGCGGTCACGGCGAGAGCAGCGGGGCGGGGGTGCGCACCGTCGCGGAGCTGGCCGGGGACGTCATCGCCCTCCTCGACCACCTGAAGGTCGACCGGGCGGTACTCGTGGGCCACTCGATGGGCGGCATGATCGCGCAGACCATCACCCTCGACCACCCCGACCGGGTCGAACGCCTCGTACTGGTCAACTCCATCGGACGCATGGCCTACAGCCGAGGCAGGGGTCTGCTGATGGCGGCCTCGACGCTCGTCCCGTACAAGCTGTTCGTCGCCACCAACATCCAGCGCGCCTTCGCCCCCGGCCATCCTCGCGACGAGATCCGCGCCTACGTCAAGTCCTCCGCCGACACCCCGCGCGAGGTGGTCATGACGCTCTACGGCGCCATGCGCGCCTTCGACGTACTGGACCGGGTCGGCGAGATCCGCGTACCCACCCTCATGATCCACGGCTATCACGACATCCAGCTGCCGGTGCAGCAGATGCTGCGCATGGCGAAGGACTACCCGGACGCGGTGGTCCGCATCATCGACGCCGGCCACGAGCTGCCGGTGGAGAAGCCGGCGGCACTGACCACGGCACTCGACCGGTTCGTGACTCCCGCCCGGGGCTGAGCCGAGGTGATCAGCGCGTCAGCTTGGCCCTGACACCGCCCACCGCCGCGGCGGGCCGTGCGGTGGCACCGACGGAACGCCGTACCAGACGAGCCTCACGGCGCAGGTCATGGGCGGCATGACGGCCCCGCCACGCCACGGAGGGGGCACCGGCGGTGTCGTCGGCCGCGATCAGCAGGCCCCCGAGCATCGACAGGTTCTTCAGGAAGTGGATGCGCTGCTGGGCGCGCTTGTCGGGATCGTCCTCCTCCCAGAAACGGTGACCGGCAAGCGTCGTCGGCACCAGCGTGGCCGCTATGGCCAGCGCGGCGGGCCGGGGCAGACGCCCGGTGCCCAGCAGCAGACCGGCCACCACCTGTATGGCTCCGTTGAGCCGTACGACCTGTTCGGTGCGGTCGGGCAGAGCGTCGATCCGCTCGGTGACGGGCTGGACGACGGGCTCGGCCACGGGGGCGACCTGCTCGGGAGCGCGCAGCGAGTTCAGTCCGCCGGTGACGAACATCGAGGCGAGCATGGGGCGGCCGACCAGACGCAGGAAGCTCATGACTTTCTCCCAGGGGTAGGAGCGCGTGCAGAGAGCCACCGGGTTCCCCGCGGTGCTGTGGTCGATGCCACGTCATCCGGCGAGGTGAGGGCATATCCCTCCCCGCAGCCGCGAGCTACCGTTTTTGCCCAGTTCCCTGTCCTCCCACAGTACGGACGGCCCCGCAGTGCTCGCAGACCTCTCTCCGCTGATCGCGGCGACCGCCCAGTGGCTGACCTGCGCCTACCCCGCGGGCGGTGGCGCCCTGGCCTCGGCCCTGTGCGAGGCGCAGGCCCGCCAGGCCGTGACGGTCGCGGCCTGGCTGCGCTATCCGACCCGGATGGACGCCGCGCTCGTCGGTATGGCGGGCCCGGGCGGATCGGCCCGGCTCGACCGGATCGCGGGCGCGCACGACCTCGCCGGCCGGGACACCGATGTCCATGCCTGGCGCACCTGGGTCGACGAGGTCGTCGCCAGCTGGGCGGCCGGCCTGCTGAGCGATCCGGAACTGGCCGGACTCGCGGTGGCAGCCGCCGCCGAGAACAGCCATACGGCCGGTACGCCCGTCGCGTTCCGACGCCTGCTCGCACCCGACGCCGGCGACCTGCGGGCGGCGACGCTGCTGCGCCACCCCGACCTGCTCGCCCCCGTCGCCGCGCTCCACCAGGACCAGCTGCTGTGCCTGCTCAGGCCGCCCCTCCCGCTCACTGCCTGACACCGGCCGCCTGCTGCTGAGGCGGTCGGCCGGCAGCTCGTCAGTCGTGCTTGCCGCGTCCGCTCAGCGCGTCCCGCATCCGGTCGACCGCTCCAGCCCCCGGCGCCAGCAGCTTGTTGGCGGGAGGGGTGTCCGGGGCCGAGGGATGAGGCCGGGTCGGCGCCAG
Coding sequences:
- a CDS encoding alpha/beta fold hydrolase; amino-acid sequence: MPQLEVDGAALTYDDEGPRDGDGVPLVFVHGWTANRHRWDHQMTHFAERRRVIRLDLRGHGESSGAGVRTVAELAGDVIALLDHLKVDRAVLVGHSMGGMIAQTITLDHPDRVERLVLVNSIGRMAYSRGRGLLMAASTLVPYKLFVATNIQRAFAPGHPRDEIRAYVKSSADTPREVVMTLYGAMRAFDVLDRVGEIRVPTLMIHGYHDIQLPVQQMLRMAKDYPDAVVRIIDAGHELPVEKPAALTTALDRFVTPARG
- a CDS encoding DoxX family protein codes for the protein MSFLRLVGRPMLASMFVTGGLNSLRAPEQVAPVAEPVVQPVTERIDALPDRTEQVVRLNGAIQVVAGLLLGTGRLPRPAALAIAATLVPTTLAGHRFWEEDDPDKRAQQRIHFLKNLSMLGGLLIAADDTAGAPSVAWRGRHAAHDLRREARLVRRSVGATARPAAAVGGVRAKLTR